A region from the Musa acuminata AAA Group cultivar baxijiao chromosome BXJ1-10, Cavendish_Baxijiao_AAA, whole genome shotgun sequence genome encodes:
- the LOC135595654 gene encoding uncharacterized protein LOC135595654, whose amino-acid sequence MLEGRAIIQDTDMPVKMQMQAMSCAYEALDLFDVLDCTGIAAHIKKEFDVRYGPGWQCVVGSKFGCFFTHRKGTFVYFCLERLNFLIFKRPSAMSTPTTNAK is encoded by the exons ATGTTGGAAGGAAGGGCAATAATCCAGGACACAGACATGCCTGTGAAGATGCAGATGCAAGCCATGTCCTGTGCCTACGAAGCTCTTGACCTCTTTGATGTCCTTGACTGCACGGGAATAGCTGCTCACATCAAAAAG GAATTTGATGTGAGGTATGGCCCTGGATGGCAATGCGTGGTGGGATCCAAGTTTGGGTGCTTCTTCACCCACAGAAAGGGCACCTTCGTCTACTTCTGCCTGGAGAGGCTCAACTTCCTCATCTTCAAAAGACCTTCTGCTATGTCAACTCCAACCACAAACGCAAAATAG
- the LOC135595652 gene encoding protein LIKE COV 1-like, with protein MMMGEDKSSPSSIGMGSRERDRELLIPVGEDPADDGDSKTSAAAATASPSRHHSGREAFHKVVRSWASKKFMTGCVILFPIAITFYITWWFIRFVDGFFSPIYAQLGIDIFGLGFITSITFIFLVGVFMSSWLGTSVLSLSEWLIKRMPFVRHIYNASKQISTAISPDQNSQAFKEVVIIRHPRIGEYAFGFITSTVVLQNYTGEEELFCVYVPTNHLYIGDVFMINSRDVIRPNLSVREGIEIVVSGGMSMPQNLSTLESHSIQLDQTGFP; from the exons ATGATGATGGGCGAGGATAAGTCGTCGCCGTCGTCAATAGGGATGGGGAGCAGAGAAAGAGATCGGGAGCTGCTGATTCCGGTGGGGGAGGATCCCGCCGATGATGGTGACTCCAAGACCTCCGCCGCTGCGGCCACCGCCTCCCCCTCCCGCCACCACTCCGGCAGAGAG GCATTTCACAAAGTTGTTCGTAGTTGGGCTTCAAAAAAGTTCATGACCGGATG TGTTATCCTATTTCCAATAGCAATTACTTTCTACATCACTTGGTGGTTTATTCGTTTTGTGGATGGATTTTTCTCTCCAATCTATGCCCAACTTGGAATTGACATATTTG GGCTTGGTTTTATAACTTCTATCACATTCATCTTTTTGGTTGGAGTTTTCATGTCTTCTTGGCTAGGGACATCTGTTCTTAGCCTCAGTGAGTGGCTTATCAAGCGGATGCCTTTTGTTCGCCACATTTACAATGCATCTAAACAAATTAGTACTGCCATATCACCTG ATCAAAACTCTCAAGCCTTCAAAGAAGTGGTCATTATAAGGCACCCTCGAATTGGTGAATATGCATTTGGTTTCATCACTTCAACTGTTGTTCTTCAG AATTACACTGGTGAAGAGGAGCTATTCTGTGTCTATGTTCCTACCAACCATCTCTATATTGGTGACGTCTTTATGATCAACTCGAGGGATGTTATTAGACCAAACCTCTCTGTCCGAGAAGGAATCG AGATTGTGGTGTCAGGGGGCATGTCAATGCCTCAAAATCTGTCAACACTGGAATCACATTCAATACAATTGGATCAAACCGGATTTCCCTGA